One Gossypium hirsutum isolate 1008001.06 chromosome A11, Gossypium_hirsutum_v2.1, whole genome shotgun sequence genomic window carries:
- the LOC107923012 gene encoding uncharacterized protein isoform X1 — protein sequence MKSNLDQLTESLKLSATESQKAWHVFSLIIFIGKPAPISDLASQCTLFPASPDIIFSLCSIPNSPITLSDDKHRVAISSIGLSFFAAYIARNFTVADAFTSLPVPFRNFPKIWLCKRDRYASDFSEDENERELIPSLKRIRNYCTKVQYHLTDDMSRMSSAREEGIENVESKVNVEDYMLGNVSKELVGSKPEVETKAVILNGINFPECAETSNIGVALGGKFYVDFTKRSFRTVDNEVDVEDNKKEEKLDLVRRQGVKDLSPPFNISLSDKPPERDLKSLDEGNFNHKMPSPGEELEIVPAASSVMPPVLQTPNKSLGDTNVVSTYKRKRYRVKDNLSARTAQKSTQNHKDIYVNERRANSTSISLQDQAKPKVLPDFESYNVEEEEGSGGYGTVYRARRKNDGALVAIKCPHANAHKNYVNNEQKMLERFGGKNFIIRYEGCIKSENSDCFVLQYVEHDRPEVLKREIDVFQLKWYAFCLFKALANLHKQGIVHRDVKPGNFLFSRKTNKGYLIDFNLGMEMHQKYRSMDKSKSGYDVTFHHNIVPAKAIHLTNSSKFLNIKSREGINIEATKGSMLTLETKNMRKTTIQRKAPHNDLSSWNKINSQGVDGSGITSTKDLSARTPSAERLREPLPCQGRKELISLAQEAIQSPKPGVSHVSAHMRKRVAASPGKWDRQVLHPTPMPLSSTSLALSGVDFAKNKGKHLLGDGKHKTKGPCAGTKGFRAPEVLFRSQHQGPKIDIWSAGVTLLYLMIGKSPFISDPEQNINDIAKLRGSEDLWEVAKLHNRESSFPEELYGKQSLTSMNLRQWCRINTKRRDFLTEIPSSLYDLVDKCLTVNPRLRITAEDALKHEFLASIHENLEKQRTLTL from the exons ATGAAAAGTAACTTGGATCAACTCACTGAGTCACTAAAACTCTCAGCCACCGAGTCTCAAAAGGCCTGGCATGTTTTTTCTCTTATAATCTTCATCGGCAAGCCCGCCCCTATCTCGGACCTCGCTTCCCAATGCACACTGTTTCCGGCTAGCCCCGATATCATATTCTCGCTCTGTTCCATCCCGAATTCTCCCATCACTCTCTCAGACGACAAGCATCGCGTCGCTATCTCTTCAATTGGCCTTTCTTTTTTCGCCGCTTATATAGCTCGAAATTTCACTGTCGCCGATGCTTTCACTTCGCTGCCGGTTCCGTTCCGCAATTTCCCGAAGATATGGCTTTGCAAGAGGGATCGATATG CTTCTGATTTTTCTGAGGATGAGAACGAAAGGGAGTTGATTCCTTCGTTGAAGAGAATTCGAAATTATTGTACGAAG GTGCAGTACCATTTAACTGATGATATGAGCAGAATGAGTAGTGCTAGAGAAGAGGGCATTGAAAATGTAGAAAGCAAGGTAAATGTGGAAGACTATATGTTGGGAAATGTCAGCAAAGAATTGGTTGGTAGTAAACCTGAAGTAGAAACCAAAGCTGTTATCCTCAATGGTATAAACTTTCCCGAGTGTGCTGAGACGAGCAATATAGGAGTGGCGTTGGGTGGAAAATTTTATGTGGATTTTACCAAAAGAAGTTTTAGAACAGTAGACAATGAAGTGGATGTGGAGGACAATAAGAAAGAGGAGAAACTTGATTTAGTAAGAAGACAAGGAGTGAAAGATCTGTCTCCTCCATTTAACATTAGTCTTTCTGATAAACCACCTGAACGGGATTTGAAAAGCCTTGATGAGGGTAACTTCAATCATAAGATGCCATCTCCAGGTGAAGAACTCGAAATCGTACCAGCAGCATCTAGTGTTATGCCTCCAGTATTGCAAACCCCCAACAAGTCTTTAGGGGATACCAATGTTGTCAGTACTTACAAAAGAAAGAGGTATCGTGTAAAAGATAATTTGTCAGCTCGCACTGCGCAGAAATCAACTCAGAACCATAAGGATATATATGTTAATGAAAGAAGGGCAAACTCTACCTCTATTTCTCTTCAG GACCAGGCAAAGCCGAAAGTATTACCTGACTTTGAATCTTATAATGTAGAAGAGGAAGAAGGTTCAG GTGGTTATGGCACTGTGTACAGGGCTCGAAGGAAGAATGACGGGGCTTTAGTTGCCATTAAAT GTCCTCATGCCAATGCTCATAAGAACTACGTTAACAATGAGCAGAAAATGCTGGAGCGTTTTGG GGGAAAGAACTTTATAATTCGATATGAAGGATGCATTAAGAGTGAGAATTCTGATTGCTTTGTTCTGCAGTATGTTGAGCATGATAGGCCTGAG GTGTTGAAAAGAGAAATAGATGTTTTTCAGTTAAAGTGGTATGCTTTTTGCTTGTTCAAAGCTCTTGCAAATCTTCATAAGCAG GGAATAGTTCATAGAGATGTTAAACCAGGAAACTTTCTTTTCTCTCGTAAGACCAACAAAGGTTAtcttattgatttcaatcttGGCATG GAAATGCATCAAAAGTACAGGAGTATGG ACAAATCCAAGTCGGGATATGATGTAACGTTTCATCATAATATCGTTCCTGCCAAAGCCATTCATCTGACAAATAGCAGCAagtttttaaatatcaaatcaaGAGAGGGAATCAATATAGAGGCAACCAAAGGCTCCATGTTAACTTTAGAGACTAAGAACATGAGGAAGACAACAATTCAAAGGAAGGCTCCTCATAATGACTTGAGTAGttggaataaaataaatagtCAGGGTGTAGATGGTTCAGGCATTACCTCAACAAAGGATTTAAGTGCAAGGACTCCCTCAGCAGAAAGGCTCAGAGAGCCTTTGCCATGCCAAGGCAGGAAAGAGCTCATCAGTCTGGCACAGGAAGCAATACAGAGTCCAAAACCTGGAGTGTCACATGTTTCTGCTCACATGAGAAAGCGAGTTGCTGCTTCTCCAGGAAAATGGGATAGACAGGTTCTTCATCCTACTCCAATGCCTTTGAGCTCAACTAGCTTAGCTTTATCGGGGGTTGACTTTGCCAAGAACAAAGGCAAGcatcttttgg GGGATGGGAAGCATAAGACAAAAGGTCCTTGTGCTGGAACAAAAGGCTTCCGAGCTCCAGAG GTCTTATTCAGATCTCAACATCAAGGTCCAAAAATTGATATTTGGTCTGCTGGGGTCACTCTACTCTACCTAATGATAGGGAAATCACCCTTTATTAGTGATCCCGAACA GAATATAAATGATATTGCAAAGCTGAGAGGCAGTGAAGACCTTTGGGAAGTTGCCAAGTTACATAATCGTGAATCCTCATTTCCTGAG GAGCTCTATGGTAAGCAGTCTTTAACATCTATGAACCTACGGCAGTGGTGCCGAATTAATACGAAGAGACGAGACTTCCTTACGGAGATACCGAGCTCGCTTTACGATCTTGTGGACAAGTGCTTAACAGTGAACCCAAGATTAAGGATTACAGCAGAGGATGCTCTTAAGCATGAATTTTTGGCTTCAATACATGAAAATCTGGAAAAGCAAAGGACACTAACTCTGTAA
- the LOC107923012 gene encoding uncharacterized protein isoform X2: MKSNLDQLTESLKLSATESQKAWHVFSLIIFIGKPAPISDLASQCTLFPASPDIIFSLCSIPNSPITLSDDKHRVAISSIGLSFFAAYIARNFTVADAFTSLPVPFRNFPKIWLCKRDRYASDFSEDENERELIPSLKRIRNYCTKVQYHLTDDMSRMSSAREEGIENVESKVNVEDYMLGNVSKELVGSKPEVETKAVILNGINFPECAETSNIGVALGGKFYVDFTKRSFRTVDNEVDVEDNKKEEKLDLVRRQGVKDLSPPFNISLSDKPPERDLKSLDEGNFNHKMPSPGEELEIVPAASSVMPPVLQTPNKSLGDTNVVSTYKRKRYRVKDNLSARTAQKSTQNHKDIYVNERRANSTSISLQDQAKPKVLPDFESYNVEEEEGSGGYGTVYRARRKNDGALVAIKCPHANAHKNYVNNEQKMLERFGGKNFIIRYEGCIKSENSDCFVLQYVEHDRPEVLKREIDVFQLKWYAFCLFKALANLHKQGIVHRDVKPGNFLFSRKTNKGYLIDFNLGMEMHQKYRSMDKSKSGYDVTFHHNIVPAKAIHLTNSSKFLNIKSREGINIEATKGSMLTLETKNMRKTTIQRKAPHNDLSSWNKINSQGVDGSGITSTKDLSARTPSAERLREPLPCQGRKELISLAQEAIQSPKPGVSHVSAHMRKRVAASPGKWDRQVLHPTPMPLSSTSLALSGVDFAKNKGDGKHKTKGPCAGTKGFRAPEVLFRSQHQGPKIDIWSAGVTLLYLMIGKSPFISDPEQNINDIAKLRGSEDLWEVAKLHNRESSFPEELYGKQSLTSMNLRQWCRINTKRRDFLTEIPSSLYDLVDKCLTVNPRLRITAEDALKHEFLASIHENLEKQRTLTL, from the exons ATGAAAAGTAACTTGGATCAACTCACTGAGTCACTAAAACTCTCAGCCACCGAGTCTCAAAAGGCCTGGCATGTTTTTTCTCTTATAATCTTCATCGGCAAGCCCGCCCCTATCTCGGACCTCGCTTCCCAATGCACACTGTTTCCGGCTAGCCCCGATATCATATTCTCGCTCTGTTCCATCCCGAATTCTCCCATCACTCTCTCAGACGACAAGCATCGCGTCGCTATCTCTTCAATTGGCCTTTCTTTTTTCGCCGCTTATATAGCTCGAAATTTCACTGTCGCCGATGCTTTCACTTCGCTGCCGGTTCCGTTCCGCAATTTCCCGAAGATATGGCTTTGCAAGAGGGATCGATATG CTTCTGATTTTTCTGAGGATGAGAACGAAAGGGAGTTGATTCCTTCGTTGAAGAGAATTCGAAATTATTGTACGAAG GTGCAGTACCATTTAACTGATGATATGAGCAGAATGAGTAGTGCTAGAGAAGAGGGCATTGAAAATGTAGAAAGCAAGGTAAATGTGGAAGACTATATGTTGGGAAATGTCAGCAAAGAATTGGTTGGTAGTAAACCTGAAGTAGAAACCAAAGCTGTTATCCTCAATGGTATAAACTTTCCCGAGTGTGCTGAGACGAGCAATATAGGAGTGGCGTTGGGTGGAAAATTTTATGTGGATTTTACCAAAAGAAGTTTTAGAACAGTAGACAATGAAGTGGATGTGGAGGACAATAAGAAAGAGGAGAAACTTGATTTAGTAAGAAGACAAGGAGTGAAAGATCTGTCTCCTCCATTTAACATTAGTCTTTCTGATAAACCACCTGAACGGGATTTGAAAAGCCTTGATGAGGGTAACTTCAATCATAAGATGCCATCTCCAGGTGAAGAACTCGAAATCGTACCAGCAGCATCTAGTGTTATGCCTCCAGTATTGCAAACCCCCAACAAGTCTTTAGGGGATACCAATGTTGTCAGTACTTACAAAAGAAAGAGGTATCGTGTAAAAGATAATTTGTCAGCTCGCACTGCGCAGAAATCAACTCAGAACCATAAGGATATATATGTTAATGAAAGAAGGGCAAACTCTACCTCTATTTCTCTTCAG GACCAGGCAAAGCCGAAAGTATTACCTGACTTTGAATCTTATAATGTAGAAGAGGAAGAAGGTTCAG GTGGTTATGGCACTGTGTACAGGGCTCGAAGGAAGAATGACGGGGCTTTAGTTGCCATTAAAT GTCCTCATGCCAATGCTCATAAGAACTACGTTAACAATGAGCAGAAAATGCTGGAGCGTTTTGG GGGAAAGAACTTTATAATTCGATATGAAGGATGCATTAAGAGTGAGAATTCTGATTGCTTTGTTCTGCAGTATGTTGAGCATGATAGGCCTGAG GTGTTGAAAAGAGAAATAGATGTTTTTCAGTTAAAGTGGTATGCTTTTTGCTTGTTCAAAGCTCTTGCAAATCTTCATAAGCAG GGAATAGTTCATAGAGATGTTAAACCAGGAAACTTTCTTTTCTCTCGTAAGACCAACAAAGGTTAtcttattgatttcaatcttGGCATG GAAATGCATCAAAAGTACAGGAGTATGG ACAAATCCAAGTCGGGATATGATGTAACGTTTCATCATAATATCGTTCCTGCCAAAGCCATTCATCTGACAAATAGCAGCAagtttttaaatatcaaatcaaGAGAGGGAATCAATATAGAGGCAACCAAAGGCTCCATGTTAACTTTAGAGACTAAGAACATGAGGAAGACAACAATTCAAAGGAAGGCTCCTCATAATGACTTGAGTAGttggaataaaataaatagtCAGGGTGTAGATGGTTCAGGCATTACCTCAACAAAGGATTTAAGTGCAAGGACTCCCTCAGCAGAAAGGCTCAGAGAGCCTTTGCCATGCCAAGGCAGGAAAGAGCTCATCAGTCTGGCACAGGAAGCAATACAGAGTCCAAAACCTGGAGTGTCACATGTTTCTGCTCACATGAGAAAGCGAGTTGCTGCTTCTCCAGGAAAATGGGATAGACAGGTTCTTCATCCTACTCCAATGCCTTTGAGCTCAACTAGCTTAGCTTTATCGGGGGTTGACTTTGCCAAGAACAAAG GGGATGGGAAGCATAAGACAAAAGGTCCTTGTGCTGGAACAAAAGGCTTCCGAGCTCCAGAG GTCTTATTCAGATCTCAACATCAAGGTCCAAAAATTGATATTTGGTCTGCTGGGGTCACTCTACTCTACCTAATGATAGGGAAATCACCCTTTATTAGTGATCCCGAACA GAATATAAATGATATTGCAAAGCTGAGAGGCAGTGAAGACCTTTGGGAAGTTGCCAAGTTACATAATCGTGAATCCTCATTTCCTGAG GAGCTCTATGGTAAGCAGTCTTTAACATCTATGAACCTACGGCAGTGGTGCCGAATTAATACGAAGAGACGAGACTTCCTTACGGAGATACCGAGCTCGCTTTACGATCTTGTGGACAAGTGCTTAACAGTGAACCCAAGATTAAGGATTACAGCAGAGGATGCTCTTAAGCATGAATTTTTGGCTTCAATACATGAAAATCTGGAAAAGCAAAGGACACTAACTCTGTAA